From a region of the Coprococcus comes ATCC 27758 genome:
- a CDS encoding SdpI family protein, whose product MGFWIFMLIMDLLIPFTMIGFGKMFLKKAPDQINYVFGYRTSMSMKNQDTWVFAHHYCGKIWYICGLILLVVSLIVLLLVIGKSNDAIGNVGGILCVFQMIPLVGSIIPTEIALRKNFDKYGNKR is encoded by the coding sequence ATGGGATTCTGGATTTTTATGCTTATAATGGATTTACTGATTCCGTTTACAATGATCGGCTTCGGAAAAATGTTTTTGAAAAAAGCACCGGATCAGATCAATTATGTGTTTGGTTACAGAACATCAATGTCAATGAAGAATCAGGACACCTGGGTATTTGCACATCATTATTGCGGAAAGATCTGGTATATCTGTGGACTTATTCTTTTGGTGGTATCTTTAATTGTGTTACTTCTGGTTATTGGAAAGTCTAATGATGCCATAGGAAATGTCGGGGGAATTCTGTGTGTATTTCAGATGATTCCACTGGTGGGTTCGATCATACCGACGGAGATTGCACTCAGGAAAAATTTTGATAAATATGGAAATAAAAGATAA
- a CDS encoding VOC family protein: MRLRNILIVVKDIEKSKKFYHDLFGLDIILDNDGNVILTEGLVLQDEKVWKDVTGKEVVPENNSCELYFEERNIETFTEKLEKLYPETKYVTRLMTYSWGQKVIRFYDLDGNLIEVRTPMRG, from the coding sequence ATGAGATTAAGGAATATCCTGATTGTCGTAAAAGACATTGAAAAATCAAAGAAATTCTATCATGATCTGTTTGGTCTGGATATCATTCTGGACAATGATGGAAACGTTATTCTGACAGAAGGACTTGTTTTACAGGACGAAAAAGTCTGGAAGGATGTTACAGGAAAAGAAGTTGTCCCGGAGAATAATTCCTGTGAACTTTATTTTGAAGAGCGGAATATTGAAACATTTACTGAAAAATTAGAAAAACTGTATCCGGAAACCAAATATGTCACCAGGCTGATGACGTACAGCTGGGGACAGAAAGTGATCCGTTTTTATGATCTGGACGGCAATCTGATTGAAGTCAGGACACCGATGCGGGGATAA
- a CDS encoding alpha/beta family hydrolase, translating to MKIAVFFPGIGYHCDKPLLYYARKLVQEYGYEKIVMQEYSYNGKNIRGDKKKMQEAFESLYAQAEKKLEEIAFDEYSEVLFISKSVGTIIASAYAKKYKIKCCQILYTPLEQTFMFEHDDAIAFIGTADPWSDVKKVIECSKNQAVPIYVYEDANHSLEKENILQNIDILKNVMEKTQKYLR from the coding sequence ATGAAAATAGCAGTATTTTTCCCAGGCATTGGTTATCATTGTGATAAGCCACTTTTGTACTATGCAAGAAAACTGGTTCAGGAATATGGATATGAAAAGATAGTCATGCAGGAGTATTCCTATAATGGCAAAAATATACGCGGCGATAAAAAGAAAATGCAAGAGGCATTTGAGTCCTTGTATGCGCAGGCAGAAAAGAAGCTTGAAGAAATCGCATTTGACGAGTACAGTGAAGTTTTATTTATTTCCAAAAGCGTAGGAACCATTATTGCATCCGCTTATGCTAAGAAATATAAGATAAAATGCTGCCAGATTTTGTATACCCCGCTTGAACAGACTTTTATGTTTGAACATGATGATGCAATTGCATTTATTGGAACTGCGGATCCGTGGAGCGATGTAAAAAAAGTAATTGAATGTTCAAAGAATCAGGCAGTTCCGATTTATGTGTATGAGGATGCCAATCATTCATTGGAAAAAGAAAATATTTTACAAAACATTGATATCCTGAAAAACGTAATGGAAAAGACACAGAAGTATTTGCGGTAG
- a CDS encoding DUF975 family protein, with the protein MWNRAELKMRGNMAFKKNYVSAVVVALLMGIFGTVSGESSARRVSENSDIYSGNLFNVGMITGLLAGIATVVILIVLVAKVFVGNLLKMGGYRFFILNQTAQPGIGTLLDGFRSGHYVNIVLTMFLRDLFTTLWSLLLVVPGIVKHYEYLMVPYIIAENPAMDYKEAFQISKQMMDGEKMEAFIMDLSFLGWYLLSAVTCGLLAIFYVNPYVQASFAEMYTFNKQKAYQEGYIR; encoded by the coding sequence ATGTGGAATAGAGCAGAACTTAAAATGAGAGGCAATATGGCATTTAAGAAGAATTATGTGTCAGCCGTTGTAGTTGCGCTTCTGATGGGAATCTTTGGCACAGTCTCTGGCGAATCCAGTGCAAGACGGGTAAGTGAGAATTCAGATATATATAGTGGAAATTTATTTAATGTGGGAATGATTACCGGATTACTTGCAGGAATCGCAACGGTAGTAATACTGATTGTCCTTGTGGCAAAAGTATTTGTAGGTAATCTCCTGAAAATGGGTGGATATCGGTTCTTTATCCTGAACCAGACTGCACAGCCGGGAATCGGAACATTGCTTGACGGTTTCCGTTCCGGACATTATGTTAATATTGTTCTTACCATGTTTTTAAGAGATTTATTTACTACACTTTGGAGTCTGCTTTTGGTGGTACCTGGAATCGTTAAGCATTATGAATATCTGATGGTACCATATATTATTGCTGAGAATCCGGCAATGGATTACAAAGAAGCATTCCAGATCAGTAAACAGATGATGGATGGAGAAAAAATGGAAGCATTTATCATGGATCTGTCATTCCTTGGATGGTATCTGCTGAGTGCGGTTACCTGTGGACTTCTTGCGATTTTTTATGTAAATCCGTATGTACAGGCATCCTTTGCGGAGATGTACACATTCAATAAGCAGAAGGCTTATCAGGAGGGATATATCCGGTAA
- a CDS encoding ketopantoate reductase family protein, with protein MKIKSVAVLGAGAVGSYVIWGLSEKSDIRLGVIAEGERAERLKKNGCAINGKTYHPEVWTPDEAHDVDLMVIALKYGSLEGALESIQKVTGEHTVIMSLMNGVDSEEIIGRTVGMEHVLPALIKVASHKEEDGYHFDPPTTLGIIFGEPSAPFDSERVKAVEELFADTGIHFRFTEYIQEEIWCKFCLNVCSNLPQAILGAGVGCYRDSVHMKAISDGLKRELEAVAQAKGIDMSKTESSSGRGSAVPPSARYSTLQDLDAGCHTEIDMFSGELVRMGKELGIPMPYNEYTYHMIKALEEKNDGKFDYTGKEELTWSK; from the coding sequence ATGAAGATAAAATCAGTTGCAGTTTTAGGTGCGGGAGCAGTAGGCTCTTATGTGATCTGGGGTCTTTCTGAAAAATCAGATATCCGGCTTGGAGTAATCGCTGAAGGAGAAAGAGCAGAACGTCTGAAAAAGAACGGATGTGCGATCAATGGCAAGACTTACCATCCGGAGGTGTGGACTCCGGATGAGGCACATGATGTGGATCTGATGGTGATTGCTTTGAAATACGGTTCACTGGAAGGTGCTTTGGAGAGTATACAAAAAGTAACAGGCGAGCATACGGTGATCATGAGTCTGATGAACGGTGTTGACAGCGAAGAGATCATTGGCAGAACAGTGGGAATGGAGCATGTGTTACCGGCACTGATTAAAGTGGCTTCACATAAAGAGGAAGACGGTTATCATTTTGATCCACCGACCACACTTGGAATCATTTTCGGAGAACCGTCCGCGCCGTTCGACAGCGAGCGGGTGAAAGCAGTGGAAGAGTTATTTGCAGATACCGGGATTCATTTCCGCTTTACAGAGTATATTCAGGAAGAGATCTGGTGCAAGTTTTGCCTGAATGTGTGCAGCAATTTGCCGCAGGCGATTCTGGGAGCAGGCGTTGGATGTTACCGTGACAGCGTGCACATGAAAGCAATCAGTGACGGATTAAAAAGAGAGCTGGAAGCAGTCGCACAGGCAAAAGGGATCGATATGAGTAAGACCGAAAGCTCGTCCGGACGTGGAAGTGCGGTCCCACCGTCAGCCAGATATTCCACCTTGCAGGATCTGGATGCCGGATGCCACACGGAAATCGATATGTTCTCCGGCGAGCTTGTGCGGATGGGAAAAGAGCTCGGAATCCCGATGCCGTATAATGAATACACCTATCATATGATCAAGGCGCTGGAAGAGAAAAACGATGGTAAATTTGATTATACCGGGAAGGAAGAACTGACCTGGTCAAAGTAG
- a CDS encoding ABC transporter substrate-binding protein, whose amino-acid sequence MKKNFISLLFVSAITVGLLSACSSAPADDNATNPKTETVTSQANHDTNSSPVSVTLNEVAHSIFYAPQYVAIENGYFADEGINLTLVTGFGADKVMTAVLSGEADIGFMGSESSIYTYQEGANDVIKNFAQLTQRAGNFLVAREEMPDFSWDDLKGKDVLGGRKGGMPEMVFEYILKKNGINPQKDLSINQSIDFGSTAAAFSGGQADYTIEFEPSATALEAENSGYVVASLGVDSGYVPYTAYSAKTSYLNANPNIIQKFTNALQKGMDFVQSHTPEEIAKVIAPQFKETDLATITTIVSRYYEQDTWKSDLIFNEESFNLLQDILENSGELKERVPYEELVTTTFAKKAAH is encoded by the coding sequence ATGAAAAAAAATTTTATATCCTTACTTTTTGTTTCTGCTATAACTGTCGGCCTTTTATCAGCCTGCAGCTCTGCACCTGCCGATGATAATGCTACGAATCCTAAAACTGAAACCGTCACTTCCCAAGCCAATCATGACACCAATTCTTCTCCTGTCTCTGTGACACTGAACGAAGTCGCCCATTCTATCTTCTATGCCCCGCAATACGTTGCGATTGAAAATGGGTATTTTGCGGATGAAGGAATTAATTTGACTCTTGTTACTGGTTTTGGGGCGGATAAAGTTATGACCGCCGTCCTCTCCGGTGAGGCAGATATTGGCTTTATGGGAAGTGAATCTTCGATTTATACTTACCAGGAGGGTGCAAATGATGTCATCAAAAACTTCGCACAGCTTACGCAACGCGCCGGAAACTTTCTGGTCGCACGTGAAGAAATGCCGGATTTTTCATGGGATGATCTGAAAGGAAAAGACGTTCTTGGCGGAAGAAAAGGTGGCATGCCGGAAATGGTCTTTGAATACATTTTGAAAAAAAACGGAATTAATCCACAGAAGGATCTTTCTATCAACCAGAGTATTGATTTCGGTTCAACCGCTGCTGCATTTTCCGGTGGGCAGGCAGACTATACCATCGAATTTGAACCGAGCGCTACTGCCCTTGAAGCGGAAAATTCCGGTTATGTCGTTGCTTCTCTCGGCGTTGATTCCGGCTATGTCCCATACACCGCCTATAGTGCCAAAACAAGTTATCTGAATGCTAATCCGAACATCATCCAGAAATTCACCAATGCCCTGCAAAAAGGAATGGATTTCGTTCAGTCCCATACTCCGGAAGAGATTGCAAAAGTCATTGCACCACAGTTCAAGGAAACCGATCTCGCTACAATTACAACCATTGTCAGCCGTTACTACGAACAAGACACCTGGAAATCGGATCTGATCTTCAACGAAGAAAGCTTCAATCTGCTGCAGGATATTCTGGAAAACTCCGGTGAGCTGAAAGAGCGTGTTCCTTATGAAGAACTAGTTACGACTACCTTTGCGAAGAAGGCCGCCCACTAA
- a CDS encoding NCS2 family permease: MLEKVFKLKENHTDVKTEILAGITTFMTMAYILAVNPSILSAAGMDQGAVFTATALASLIGTLCMAAFANYPFALAPGMGLNAYFAYTVVIGMGYSWQTALTAVFAEGIIFIILSLTNVREAIFNAIPTCLKTAVSVGIGLFIAFLGLQNANIVVGGSTLVQLFSVDAYNQANGVEASFNNVGITVLLAIIGVLITAIMVIKNIKGNILWGILITWILGIICQIAGLYVPNPEIGFYSLLPDFSSGLAIPSLAPVFGKLDFKNVFSLEFVVVVFAFLFVDLFDTLGTLIGVSTKAGMLDKDGKLPRIKGALMADAVATTVGAVLGTSTTTTFVESASGVTEGGRTGLTSLTTAILFGISLFLSPIFLAIPSFATAPALIIVGFYMLSNVAGINFSDYSEGIPCFICIAAMPFCYSISEGISMGVISYVVINVLTGKAKEKKISVLMYVLVILFILKYIFL, translated from the coding sequence ATGTTGGAAAAGGTGTTTAAGCTTAAAGAAAATCACACCGACGTCAAAACTGAGATTCTTGCAGGTATTACGACATTTATGACGATGGCGTATATCCTGGCAGTCAATCCAAGCATTCTTTCCGCAGCGGGTATGGATCAGGGGGCAGTCTTTACTGCAACAGCACTTGCATCATTGATCGGTACGCTGTGTATGGCAGCATTTGCAAATTATCCATTTGCACTTGCACCTGGTATGGGACTGAATGCTTACTTTGCTTATACTGTAGTAATTGGTATGGGCTACTCATGGCAGACTGCACTGACTGCAGTATTTGCAGAGGGTATTATTTTCATTATTCTTTCCCTGACGAATGTCAGAGAAGCAATCTTCAATGCGATCCCAACTTGTCTTAAGACAGCAGTCAGCGTTGGTATCGGATTATTTATTGCATTTCTTGGACTTCAGAATGCGAATATCGTTGTCGGAGGATCTACTCTGGTACAGCTCTTCTCTGTAGATGCATATAATCAGGCAAATGGAGTGGAAGCAAGCTTCAATAACGTTGGAATTACTGTACTTCTTGCAATCATAGGTGTGCTGATCACAGCAATCATGGTGATTAAGAACATCAAAGGAAATATCCTTTGGGGTATCTTGATCACATGGATACTTGGAATCATCTGCCAGATAGCAGGTCTTTATGTACCGAATCCGGAGATCGGATTCTACAGTCTGCTTCCGGATTTCAGTTCCGGACTTGCAATTCCAAGCCTTGCACCGGTATTTGGAAAGCTTGATTTTAAGAATGTATTTTCACTGGAATTCGTTGTTGTAGTATTTGCATTCCTTTTCGTAGATCTTTTTGATACACTCGGAACTCTGATCGGTGTATCTACAAAGGCAGGCATGCTTGACAAAGACGGAAAGCTTCCGAGAATCAAAGGGGCACTGATGGCAGATGCGGTTGCAACTACAGTTGGAGCAGTACTCGGAACTTCTACAACAACAACATTCGTAGAGAGTGCTTCTGGTGTAACAGAAGGAGGACGTACAGGTTTAACATCCCTGACAACAGCGATTCTGTTTGGAATTTCCCTTTTCTTATCACCGATCTTTCTTGCAATTCCGTCCTTTGCGACAGCTCCGGCACTGATCATCGTCGGCTTCTATATGCTGAGCAATGTGGCAGGAATTAACTTCAGTGATTACAGCGAAGGAATTCCGTGCTTTATCTGTATCGCGGCAATGCCATTCTGCTACAGTATTTCAGAAGGTATTTCCATGGGAGTGATTTCTTATGTAGTAATCAACGTACTTACAGGAAAAGCAAAAGAAAAGAAGATCAGTGTACTGATGTATGTACTGGTGATACTGTTTATCCTGAAATATATTTTCTTATAA
- a CDS encoding ABC-F family ATP-binding cassette domain-containing protein, which produces MNLLTMEHVSKAYTDRVLLDDVGFGINKNEKIGVIGVNGMGKSTLLKIVAGIEESDAGTISMGNQVKICYLPQTPVFEAGTTILRAATEGNYDELNRWTIEAEAKSMLNQLGFTDYDEKIEHMSGGQKKRVALVRALLTPADILVLDEPTNHLDNEMSEWLEEYLIQFRGAILMVTHDRYFLDRVVNRIVEVDHGKLYNYPGNYSEFVRLKAERQNMELATERKRKSLLRTELEWLHRGARARSTKQKAHIDRIHAMQEMKDIQEEKRVMLDSVASRMGNKTIELSGICKSYGEKKLIEDFSYIFLKKDRIGIIGHNGCGKSTLLKIINGIIKPDVGTIEIGQTIKIGYFSQENEYMDESERVIDYVKEAGEYIATSDGKITASQMLERFLFDGAMQWSRIEKLSGGEKRRLYLLRVLMEAPNVLILDEPTNDLDIQTLTILEDYLDHFDGIILIVSHDRYFLDRTVSRIFAFNGGGKIRQSEGGYSDYLIRVELEKPKDGQTIAENMSDAASAQTGESDSKKIWKQREKKLKFSYKEQREYETIDEDIAKLEETIEKLDREMVKNATNSVKLSELMKEKEETETTLEEKMDRWVYLNDLAEQIENQ; this is translated from the coding sequence ATGAATTTACTGACAATGGAACATGTATCCAAAGCCTATACGGATCGTGTGCTTCTGGATGATGTGGGATTTGGAATCAATAAAAATGAAAAAATTGGTGTGATCGGAGTCAACGGAATGGGTAAATCCACTTTGCTGAAAATCGTTGCCGGAATCGAAGAAAGTGATGCCGGAACGATCAGCATGGGGAATCAGGTGAAGATCTGCTATCTTCCGCAGACGCCGGTATTTGAAGCAGGAACAACAATTCTTCGCGCGGCAACAGAAGGAAATTATGATGAGCTGAACCGCTGGACGATCGAGGCAGAAGCAAAGTCTATGCTGAATCAGCTTGGATTTACCGATTATGATGAAAAGATTGAGCATATGTCCGGCGGACAGAAGAAAAGGGTGGCACTTGTCCGGGCACTTTTAACACCGGCAGACATTCTGGTCCTTGACGAACCGACGAACCATTTGGACAATGAGATGTCCGAATGGCTGGAAGAATATCTGATCCAATTCCGGGGAGCGATCCTGATGGTTACGCATGACCGTTATTTCCTGGACCGTGTGGTAAATCGTATCGTGGAAGTTGATCATGGGAAATTATATAACTATCCAGGCAATTATTCCGAGTTTGTGCGTCTGAAAGCCGAGCGTCAGAACATGGAGCTTGCCACAGAACGTAAGAGAAAAAGCCTTTTGCGTACGGAGCTGGAATGGCTACACCGCGGCGCAAGGGCGAGAAGTACCAAACAGAAAGCGCATATTGACCGGATTCATGCTATGCAGGAAATGAAAGATATTCAGGAAGAAAAGCGAGTAATGCTGGATTCTGTGGCTTCCCGTATGGGGAATAAAACAATCGAACTTTCCGGAATCTGCAAATCTTATGGAGAAAAGAAGCTGATCGAAGATTTCTCTTATATTTTTCTGAAGAAAGACCGAATCGGAATTATTGGACATAATGGATGTGGAAAATCGACGCTGCTCAAGATTATCAACGGGATCATAAAACCGGATGTCGGAACTATTGAAATTGGACAGACAATCAAGATTGGCTATTTCTCGCAGGAGAATGAATATATGGATGAATCCGAGCGTGTCATTGATTATGTAAAAGAAGCAGGTGAGTACATTGCAACTTCTGACGGGAAGATTACCGCGTCCCAGATGCTGGAACGATTTCTTTTTGACGGGGCAATGCAGTGGTCGAGGATCGAAAAGTTATCCGGAGGCGAGAAACGGAGACTTTATCTACTACGTGTTTTGATGGAAGCACCAAATGTACTGATCCTGGATGAGCCAACCAATGATCTGGATATCCAGACGCTGACAATCCTGGAGGATTATCTGGATCATTTTGATGGTATTATTCTGATTGTATCCCATGACCGGTACTTCCTAGATCGTACTGTCAGTCGTATTTTTGCATTTAATGGAGGTGGAAAAATCCGCCAGTCGGAAGGTGGATACTCCGATTATCTGATCCGTGTGGAGCTTGAAAAACCGAAAGACGGACAGACAATTGCAGAAAATATGTCAGATGCAGCTTCTGCACAGACCGGTGAGTCTGACAGCAAAAAGATCTGGAAGCAGCGGGAAAAAAAGCTGAAATTTTCTTATAAGGAACAGCGGGAATACGAGACGATCGATGAGGATATCGCAAAGCTGGAAGAGACGATCGAAAAGCTGGATCGGGAGATGGTTAAGAATGCCACCAATTCCGTGAAGTTGTCCGAACTTATGAAAGAGAAAGAAGAAACAGAAACAACACTGGAAGAAAAGATGGACAGATGGGTGTACTTGAATGATCTTGCTGAGCAGATAGAAAATCAGTAA